A part of Parvimonas micra genomic DNA contains:
- the cmk gene encoding (d)CMP kinase encodes MDYIIAIDGPSGVGKSTIAKKLSKILKINYIDTGAMYRAIAFKLISNNIPLDNHEKIKEILENTDFTYKANCLYMDGVKLGKEIRTDEISKGASLVSSYDYVRNHLVSLQRKIGLEGSCVLDGRDVGTVIFPKADFKFYLTASSKERAKRRFLQSERKKGLNLEQVRESIEKRDFDDMNREASPLKKAKDAIEIDSTDKTLKETILEFLSYIRGDNNV; translated from the coding sequence ATGGATTATATTATAGCAATAGATGGACCTTCAGGAGTTGGAAAAAGCACCATTGCAAAAAAACTTTCTAAAATTTTAAAGATTAATTATATAGATACAGGAGCGATGTACAGAGCGATTGCATTTAAACTAATTTCTAATAATATTCCTTTAGATAATCATGAAAAAATAAAAGAAATTCTTGAAAATACTGATTTTACATATAAAGCTAATTGCCTTTATATGGATGGTGTAAAATTAGGAAAGGAAATTAGAACTGATGAGATTTCAAAAGGAGCATCACTAGTTTCAAGCTATGACTATGTTAGAAATCATTTAGTTTCACTTCAAAGAAAAATAGGATTGGAAGGAAGTTGTGTTCTTGATGGTAGAGATGTTGGAACTGTAATTTTTCCAAAGGCAGATTTTAAATTTTATTTAACTGCTTCTTCTAAAGAAAGGGCAAAAAGAAGATTTTTGCAAAGTGAAAGAAAAAAGGGACTTAATTTGGAGCAAGTTAGGGAAAGTATCGAAAAAAGAGATTTTGATGATATGAATAGAGAAGCATCTCCTTTAAAAAAGGCAAAAGATGCAATTGAAATAGATTCTACAGATAAGACTCTTAAGGAAACTATTTTAGAATTTTTGTCTTATATAAGAGGAGATAATAATGTATAA
- a CDS encoding lysophospholipid acyltransferase family protein — translation MYKFLLAIVSVLIKIIYRVKVNGIENLKDDKPFIMSANHVHIFDPVILATLTKKQIFFLAKKELFSKKFLAKFFTKLGVIPIDRENTDFKAIKSCFRVIKSGNILGIFPEGTRVKTIDIKNMKKGVALIALKNKVNILPIHIEGTYKIFSKITVDIYPMIEINNFENMEDSEAIDKLTEELFYKIYQGKYGDLYSK, via the coding sequence ATGTATAAATTTTTACTTGCAATTGTTTCTGTTCTTATTAAAATAATATATAGAGTCAAAGTAAATGGAATAGAAAATTTAAAGGATGACAAGCCTTTTATAATGAGTGCAAACCATGTTCATATATTTGACCCTGTTATTCTTGCAACATTAACTAAAAAGCAAATATTTTTTCTTGCGAAAAAAGAACTTTTTTCAAAAAAATTTTTGGCAAAATTTTTTACAAAATTAGGTGTTATTCCTATAGATAGAGAAAATACGGATTTTAAAGCTATAAAATCATGTTTTAGGGTTATTAAGTCAGGGAATATTCTTGGAATTTTTCCAGAAGGTACCAGAGTTAAAACTATTGATATAAAAAATATGAAAAAAGGTGTAGCATTAATTGCGTTGAAGAATAAGGTAAATATTTTGCCTATTCATATTGAAGGAACTTATAAAATTTTTTCTAAAATAACTGTTGATATTTATCCTATGATTGAAATTAATAATTTTGAAAATATGGAAGATTCGGAGGCTATTGATAAATTGACAGAAGAATTATTCTATAAAATTTATCAAGGAAAGTATGGAGATTTATATAGCAAATAA
- a CDS encoding bifunctional 4-hydroxy-3-methylbut-2-enyl diphosphate reductase/30S ribosomal protein S1, producing MEIYIANNAGFCFGVKRAVKLAEKTLNENQNNEKVYSYGELIHNPQVVEKFNKNGLKVIDDFEKEEQGTIVLRSHGIHPNIKKKMVELGHRYIDCTCPVLLNIYKKIEKKVENGYEIIIIGDKNHPEIKAMIGYCGDKFCVINTKEEAEIIKNKKNLYIISQTTNLVEKFFQFSDIIKGKNENVIIENTICDATSKRQNSCEEISKRVDCMIVIGGYSSSNTNKLYDVAKKHCKNVYRIETFLDLPLKDMAKYKKIGLTAGASTPDWLIEEVVEGMEILSKDEFMEQIEGSIKKIYPRDVVKGTIIYVTETEVMVNIGYRSDGIIKLDELSSDVTKKPKDLFHEGQEIDVYVIKLDDGEGNVVLSTRRVESLKDWQNLVEKFNNKELVEAEVVKEVKGGLLATVDGINAFIPASHITTSFVKDFTPYIGKKLECAIINIDERKKKIVLSRREVEEKELQEKLDLAWSKLAVGDVLRGTVRKLTDFGAFVNLGDVDGLIHVSDISWNRIKKPSDILSVGDEVEVIILKLNRERNRISLGLKQLTKKPFELFLENNSVGDVVTGTVINLVDFGAFVKLKENVEGLVHISQISHDHIEKASDVLNIGEEVQVKIINIDEENQKISLSIKELLEKPVEEPVEEEKNEEEVVIEEEKEETKFENQELDNSIGALLDIEL from the coding sequence ATGGAGATTTATATAGCAAATAATGCCGGTTTTTGTTTTGGAGTAAAAAGAGCTGTAAAATTAGCAGAAAAAACTCTAAATGAAAATCAAAATAATGAAAAAGTGTATTCCTATGGAGAATTAATTCATAATCCACAAGTCGTTGAGAAATTTAATAAAAACGGACTTAAGGTAATAGATGATTTTGAGAAAGAAGAGCAGGGAACAATTGTTTTACGTTCTCATGGGATACATCCAAATATAAAGAAAAAAATGGTAGAACTTGGACATAGATATATTGATTGTACTTGTCCAGTTTTGTTAAATATATATAAAAAAATTGAAAAAAAAGTTGAAAATGGATATGAGATTATAATCATCGGAGATAAAAATCATCCTGAAATTAAAGCTATGATTGGATATTGTGGTGATAAATTTTGTGTGATAAATACGAAAGAAGAAGCTGAAATAATAAAAAATAAAAAAAATTTATATATTATTTCACAAACAACCAATTTAGTAGAGAAATTTTTTCAATTTTCTGATATAATAAAGGGTAAGAATGAAAATGTTATAATTGAAAATACAATTTGTGATGCAACTTCAAAAAGACAAAATTCTTGCGAAGAAATTTCTAAAAGAGTTGATTGTATGATAGTTATTGGGGGATACAGTAGCTCAAATACAAACAAACTTTATGATGTAGCTAAAAAGCATTGTAAAAACGTATATAGGATTGAAACATTTTTAGATTTGCCATTGAAAGATATGGCAAAATACAAGAAAATAGGATTAACCGCCGGTGCTTCAACTCCGGATTGGTTAATAGAGGAGGTAGTTGAAGGTATGGAAATTTTAAGCAAGGATGAATTTATGGAACAAATAGAAGGGAGTATTAAGAAAATTTATCCAAGAGACGTAGTTAAAGGAACTATAATTTATGTTACCGAAACAGAAGTTATGGTAAACATTGGTTATAGAAGTGATGGGATTATTAAACTTGATGAGTTATCTTCTGACGTTACTAAGAAACCTAAAGATTTATTTCATGAAGGTCAAGAAATTGATGTTTATGTAATTAAACTTGATGATGGAGAAGGTAATGTTGTTTTATCAACTAGAAGAGTTGAATCTCTAAAAGATTGGCAAAATCTTGTTGAAAAATTCAATAACAAAGAGTTGGTAGAAGCTGAAGTGGTAAAAGAAGTTAAAGGAGGCCTATTAGCTACTGTTGATGGTATTAATGCTTTTATTCCGGCAAGTCATATTACAACTAGCTTCGTAAAAGATTTTACGCCATATATTGGTAAGAAATTGGAATGTGCAATAATTAACATTGATGAGAGAAAGAAAAAAATTGTTCTTTCCAGAAGAGAAGTTGAAGAAAAAGAATTACAAGAAAAGTTGGATTTAGCTTGGAGTAAATTAGCCGTTGGAGATGTGTTAAGAGGTACAGTTAGGAAATTAACTGACTTTGGTGCATTTGTAAATTTAGGAGATGTTGATGGTTTAATTCATGTTTCAGATATTTCATGGAATAGAATAAAAAAGCCTTCTGATATTTTGTCAGTTGGAGATGAAGTAGAAGTTATTATCTTAAAACTTAACAGAGAAAGAAATAGGATTTCTTTGGGTCTAAAACAATTAACAAAAAAACCGTTTGAATTGTTTTTAGAAAACAATTCAGTTGGAGATGTAGTTACAGGTACTGTAATTAATTTAGTTGATTTTGGTGCGTTTGTTAAATTAAAAGAAAATGTTGAAGGTTTAGTTCATATTTCTCAAATTTCTCATGACCATATTGAGAAGGCTTCAGATGTTTTGAATATTGGAGAAGAAGTACAAGTAAAGATTATTAACATTGATGAAGAAAACCAAAAAATCTCTTTATCAATCAAAGAACTTCTTGAAAAACCTGTTGAAGAACCTGTTGAAGAAGAAAAAAACGAAGAAGAAGTAGTTATTGAAGAAGAAAAAGAAGAAACAAAATTTGAAAA